From a region of the Pseudoxanthomonas sp. X-1 genome:
- a CDS encoding hemolysin family protein produces MLELLTVLFLIALNAFFALSEMALMTSRKLRLKQMALESRGARAALALADHPDNLLSTVQIGINLIGILGGVFGGDAIGAIVAGWLDGWFPGLAQYSARIGVATAVTLITAGYVIFGELIPKRLALTNPEKIAAVVALPLTVLLRISKPIVALLGAINRAVLRLLGIKDDARHAVTEEEIRMLVTESHEQGVIDDDERNMVNRVLRLGDRTADSLMTPRKRIVWLDIAAPYEQNLQTMRESQYSRFPVYRDNDQDVVGVLEVKSLLDRIADHSPELFTDLRKALFVSESTHAMKLLEILREEQQSLALVVDEYGEIQGMVTLSDLMNAVVGRHHQMAENPDPKALVTTRDDGSLLIDGSLSTDDLRELLGGVALPDEQEEDYYTAAGMVIEHFGRIPHVGEHFEWAGWRIEVVDLDGARVDKLLLQKLDDADDDDIVG; encoded by the coding sequence GTGCTCGAGCTGCTGACCGTCCTGTTCCTGATCGCGCTCAACGCCTTCTTCGCCCTGTCGGAGATGGCGCTGATGACCTCGCGCAAGCTGCGCCTGAAGCAGATGGCGCTGGAAAGCCGCGGCGCGCGCGCGGCGCTGGCCCTGGCCGATCATCCCGACAACCTGCTGTCCACCGTGCAGATCGGCATCAACCTGATCGGCATCCTGGGCGGCGTGTTCGGCGGCGATGCCATCGGCGCGATCGTCGCCGGCTGGCTGGATGGCTGGTTCCCCGGCCTGGCGCAGTACAGCGCGCGCATCGGCGTGGCCACCGCGGTCACCCTGATCACCGCGGGTTACGTGATCTTCGGCGAGCTGATCCCCAAGCGCCTGGCCTTGACCAACCCGGAGAAGATCGCCGCGGTGGTGGCCCTGCCGCTGACCGTGCTGCTGCGCATCTCAAAGCCCATCGTGGCGCTGCTGGGCGCGATCAACCGCGCCGTGCTGCGCCTGCTGGGCATCAAGGACGACGCCCGGCATGCGGTCACCGAGGAGGAGATCCGCATGCTGGTGACCGAGAGCCATGAGCAGGGCGTGATCGACGACGACGAGCGCAACATGGTCAACCGCGTGCTGCGCCTGGGCGACCGCACCGCCGACAGCCTGATGACGCCGCGCAAGCGCATCGTCTGGCTGGACATCGCCGCGCCCTACGAGCAGAACCTGCAGACCATGCGCGAATCGCAGTACTCGCGTTTCCCGGTCTATCGCGACAACGACCAGGACGTGGTCGGCGTGCTCGAGGTCAAGTCGCTGCTGGACCGCATCGCCGATCACTCGCCGGAGCTGTTCACCGACCTGCGCAAGGCGCTGTTCGTGTCCGAATCCACCCATGCCATGAAGCTGCTGGAGATCCTGCGCGAGGAACAGCAGTCCCTGGCGCTGGTGGTGGACGAGTACGGCGAGATCCAGGGCATGGTGACCCTGAGCGACCTGATGAACGCGGTGGTCGGCCGCCACCACCAGATGGCCGAGAACCCCGATCCCAAGGCGCTGGTCACCACCCGCGACGACGGCTCGCTGCTGATCGACGGCTCGCTGTCCACCGACGACCTGCGCGAACTGCTCGGCGGCGTGGCCCTGCCCGACGAGCAGGAAGAGGACTACTACACCGCCGCCGGCATGGTCATCGAACACTTCGGCCGCATCCCGCACGTGGGCGAGCATT
- a CDS encoding DUF47 family protein, which yields MFSLQTIFGSGQQFYTLLDEAADAAHESTQALHAMMKSSDRQPALNAFKLARQRERAASDKIGQALVDSFITPIEREDIEALGSALHKIPKQVEKFADRYSLAVKHLEQIDFAPRAAMLEQAAGVVKEMVDVLPKMNLDRTTALYEKLRALENEADRLMLELYRDIYSGRLDYLQMFLLKEFFEILEKAIDRCQEAGAVVYQIVLKNS from the coding sequence ATGTTTTCCCTGCAGACGATCTTCGGCTCCGGCCAGCAGTTCTACACCCTGCTCGACGAGGCGGCCGACGCCGCCCACGAGAGCACCCAGGCGCTGCACGCGATGATGAAGAGCAGCGACCGCCAGCCGGCGCTCAACGCCTTCAAGCTGGCCCGCCAGCGCGAGCGCGCGGCCTCGGACAAGATCGGCCAGGCGCTGGTGGACAGCTTCATCACCCCGATCGAGCGCGAGGACATCGAGGCGCTGGGTTCGGCGCTGCACAAGATCCCCAAGCAGGTGGAGAAGTTCGCCGACCGCTATTCGCTGGCGGTCAAGCACCTGGAACAGATCGACTTCGCCCCGCGCGCGGCCATGCTCGAGCAGGCCGCCGGGGTGGTGAAGGAGATGGTCGACGTGCTGCCCAAGATGAACCTTGATCGCACCACGGCGCTGTACGAGAAGCTGCGCGCGCTGGAGAACGAGGCCGACCGCCTGATGCTGGAGCTGTACCGGGACATCTACTCGGGCCGGCTGGATTACCTGCAGATGTTCCTGCTCAAGGAGTTCTTCGAGATCCTGGAGAAGGCCATCGACCGCTGCCAGGAAGCCGGCGCGGTGGTCTACCAGATCGTGCTGAAGAACTCCTGA
- a CDS encoding inorganic phosphate transporter, translating to MLTLVLVVILAALIFEFINGFHDTANSIATVVSTKVLAPGWAVALAAVTNLIGALTGTAVAATIATGLIDTNVVAASSQVILCALLGGIVWNLITWWKGLPSSSSHALIGGLCGAALAAAHNNWDALIWSESAGTWVKNKGLLWKVFVPMVTSPIAGFVLGVLVMLLLWAIIAGMARAGGPLRRLARPRWVNAFFGKAQIASAAYMGYAHGHNDAQKTMGIIALTLMGAQQTGALDDLPPWLAFLHPQAGADSADVALWIVLTCAVVMAAGTASGGWKIIKTLGHKMVKLHPIHGFAAETSSATILTVAAHFGMPVSTTHSISTAIMGVGFAKNPKALKIGVIERIVWAWILTIPAAGAIAYGLLWGLQQVGWA from the coding sequence ATGCTGACCCTGGTGCTGGTGGTGATCCTGGCCGCGCTGATCTTCGAGTTCATCAACGGCTTCCACGACACGGCCAACTCCATCGCCACGGTGGTCTCCACCAAGGTGCTGGCGCCGGGCTGGGCCGTGGCCCTGGCCGCGGTGACCAACCTGATCGGCGCGCTGACCGGCACCGCGGTGGCCGCCACCATCGCCACCGGCCTGATCGACACCAACGTGGTCGCCGCGTCCTCGCAGGTGATCCTGTGCGCGCTGCTGGGTGGCATCGTCTGGAACCTGATCACCTGGTGGAAGGGCCTGCCGTCCTCGTCCTCGCACGCGCTGATCGGCGGCCTGTGCGGTGCGGCGCTGGCCGCCGCGCACAACAACTGGGACGCGCTGATCTGGTCGGAGAGCGCCGGCACCTGGGTCAAGAACAAGGGTCTGCTCTGGAAGGTGTTCGTGCCGATGGTGACTTCGCCGATCGCCGGCTTCGTGCTGGGCGTGCTGGTGATGCTGCTGCTGTGGGCGATCATCGCCGGCATGGCGCGCGCCGGCGGCCCGCTGCGTCGCCTGGCGCGCCCGCGCTGGGTCAATGCGTTCTTCGGCAAGGCGCAGATCGCCTCGGCCGCGTACATGGGCTACGCCCATGGCCACAACGACGCGCAGAAGACCATGGGCATCATCGCCCTGACGCTGATGGGCGCCCAGCAGACCGGCGCGCTGGACGATCTGCCACCGTGGCTGGCCTTCCTGCATCCGCAGGCGGGCGCCGACAGCGCCGATGTGGCGCTGTGGATCGTGCTGACCTGTGCGGTGGTGATGGCCGCAGGCACCGCGTCGGGCGGTTGGAAGATCATCAAGACGCTCGGCCACAAGATGGTCAAGCTGCACCCGATCCACGGCTTCGCGGCCGAGACCAGTTCGGCCACGATCCTCACCGTGGCGGCGCATTTCGGCATGCCGGTCTCGACCACGCACAGCATCTCCACCGCGATCATGGGCGTGGGCTTCGCCAAGAATCCCAAGGCGCTGAAGATCGGGGTGATCGAGCGCATCGTGTGGGCCTGGATCCTGACCATCCCGGCCGCCGGGGCGATCGCCTATGGGCTGTTGTGGGGGTTGCAGCAGGTGGGTTGGGCGTAA
- a CDS encoding MGMT family protein, which translates to MPPDLSTPEARATAILKAIRAVPAGQVAGYGEIARRAGLPGRARLVAQVLRKHGAPDLPWHRILRSDGTIAFEEGSRGWREQSQRLRAEGVRVVKGRVVGQKAAASVDEQIWGIG; encoded by the coding sequence ATGCCCCCCGACCTCTCCACCCCCGAAGCCCGCGCCACCGCCATCCTCAAGGCCATCCGCGCCGTCCCGGCGGGGCAGGTGGCGGGCTATGGCGAGATCGCGCGCCGGGCCGGGTTGCCGGGGCGGGCGCGGCTGGTCGCACAGGTGCTGCGCAAGCATGGCGCGCCGGACCTGCCCTGGCATCGCATCCTGCGTTCGGACGGCACCATCGCCTTCGAGGAGGGCAGCCGCGGCTGGCGCGAGCAGAGCCAGCGGCTGCGGGCCGAGGGCGTGCGTGTGGTCAAGGGCAGGGTGGTCGGGCAGAAAGCCGCGGCCAGCGTGGACGAGCAGATCTGGGGCATCGGCTGA